One Elusimicrobiota bacterium genomic region harbors:
- a CDS encoding nucleoside phosphorylase, with product MKQEKPIIENKYYKEPSVFLPDNLLKQSIRQKSLIPKKVPAVCVLDPDGDIAEYLLRKGQAKKNIFWPCYHTDMYVFKNKDREIGIVPGAVGSSFAVLVAEELFSMGCKLLISITSAGQIYPVMPPPYFVLIEKAIRDEGTSYHYLPPSKFAYMDKTLLKLFSGIIKDKTIPLKRGVTWTTDAPFRETASCIKQFKLQKILAVEMEAAALYAFSKVKKKPLICFAYVTNQMGKKTKDFEKGEHNGSELAIHLINSVAGIWDSVITER from the coding sequence ATGAAACAAGAAAAACCTATAATAGAAAATAAATACTATAAAGAACCTTCTGTCTTTTTACCCGATAACCTTCTCAAACAATCCATACGGCAGAAGTCGTTAATTCCAAAAAAAGTTCCGGCGGTCTGTGTACTTGACCCGGACGGGGATATAGCGGAGTATTTATTAAGAAAAGGTCAGGCAAAAAAAAATATCTTTTGGCCGTGTTATCATACGGATATGTATGTTTTCAAAAACAAAGACAGAGAAATAGGAATTGTACCCGGGGCTGTCGGATCTTCGTTTGCAGTACTTGTAGCCGAAGAACTGTTTAGCATGGGTTGTAAATTGCTTATCAGCATAACTTCCGCTGGTCAGATATATCCTGTAATGCCGCCGCCTTATTTTGTTCTCATAGAAAAGGCAATAAGAGACGAAGGGACGAGCTATCATTATCTTCCGCCTTCAAAATTTGCATATATGGATAAAACATTACTCAAATTATTCTCCGGCATTATTAAAGACAAAACTATTCCCTTGAAAAGAGGCGTTACATGGACAACTGACGCTCCCTTTCGGGAAACGGCGTCATGTATTAAACAATTTAAATTACAAAAAATTCTTGCAGTGGAAATGGAAGCAGCTGCATTATATGCTTTCTCAAAAGTCAAGAAGAAACCTCTTATCTGTTTTGCGTATGTTACAAATCAGATGGGAAAAAAGACAAAGGATTTTGAAAAAGGCGAACACAACGGAAGTGAATTGGCAATTCATCTTATTAATTCTGTCGCTGGTATATGGGATTCCGTTATTACTGAGAGATAA
- a CDS encoding methyltransferase domain-containing protein — translation MNKNKIIENFSRYATVYDEYANVQQMAAGILIKELLSEKGRAEYILEVGCGTGNYTTILKQEYKNANIKAIDISEKMIEVARQKLKDSEIGFIVDDAETIDLNNHKFNIITSNAAFQWFENIEDTIVKYSNSLAERGVISFSIFGPLTFKELNMSIRETLSNDIQINSKNFLEKEKIEAILKRYFMKVSIKEVIIIEKYHSLMDFLNKIRYTGTRGNGINGEFRLTQEVLKKIEQKYRSIFGQIIATYQIYFCNGIK, via the coding sequence ATGAACAAAAATAAAATAATAGAGAATTTCTCAAGATATGCAACCGTTTACGACGAATATGCTAATGTTCAGCAGATGGCAGCAGGTATACTTATAAAAGAATTGTTGTCGGAGAAGGGAAGAGCAGAATATATTCTGGAAGTGGGTTGTGGTACTGGCAATTACACAACTATTTTAAAACAAGAATATAAGAATGCGAACATAAAAGCAATAGATATATCAGAGAAGATGATTGAAGTCGCAAGACAGAAATTGAAGGATAGCGAAATAGGTTTTATTGTTGATGATGCAGAAACTATAGACCTAAATAATCATAAATTCAATATTATTACTTCAAATGCAGCTTTTCAATGGTTTGAAAATATAGAAGATACGATAGTAAAATATAGTAATTCGCTTGCGGAACGAGGTGTCATTTCGTTTTCTATTTTCGGTCCTTTGACTTTTAAGGAATTGAATATGTCCATAAGAGAAACATTAAGTAATGATATTCAAATCAATTCTAAGAACTTTTTGGAAAAAGAAAAAATAGAGGCAATTTTAAAAAGATATTTTATGAAAGTTAGTATTAAAGAAGTTATAATAATAGAAAAATATCATTCACTAATGGATTTTCTGAATAAAATAAGATATACGGGAACACGAGGGAATGGTATAAATGGTGAGTTCAGATTAACACAGGAAGTTTTAAAGAAAATAGAACAGAAATATAGATCAATCTTTGGGCAAATTATCGCTACATATCAAATATATTTTTGTAATGGAATAAAATGA
- a CDS encoding alpha/beta hydrolase, with protein sequence MILQKSEFRLIDRGYKESIVLIPGWAFDYRIFNSLNLDFNYIVPVKFSPYGFIDDISDFLISNKLSRVSIFGWSMGAFIAAGFASKYPEKVQEIIFVSAKERYEKESIARIKNYIKKNKNGYLYKFYIECFSKKEEKMFDWFRKNLLKSYYENMELNLLLEGLDYLLVARIDYETLKDLKIKFIHGNEDRIVPVEEVLKIKNSLPDAEYEIIECAGHLPWILDVIPTPACHYNESCNLLK encoded by the coding sequence ATGATATTACAGAAATCAGAATTCAGATTAATTGATAGGGGTTATAAAGAAAGCATTGTCTTGATACCCGGTTGGGCTTTCGATTACAGGATTTTCAATTCCCTGAACCTGGATTTCAATTATATCGTTCCTGTAAAGTTTTCACCTTATGGTTTTATAGATGATATCTCAGATTTTTTAATTAGCAATAAATTGAGTAGGGTATCTATCTTCGGTTGGTCAATGGGTGCTTTTATCGCAGCAGGTTTTGCATCAAAGTATCCTGAGAAAGTTCAGGAAATTATCTTTGTAAGTGCAAAAGAAAGATATGAAAAAGAAAGCATAGCAAGAATAAAGAATTATATTAAAAAAAACAAAAACGGATATCTTTATAAATTTTACATAGAATGTTTTTCAAAGAAAGAAGAAAAGATGTTTGATTGGTTCAGGAAGAATCTTTTAAAAAGTTATTATGAAAACATGGAGCTGAATTTATTGCTTGAAGGACTTGATTACCTGTTAGTTGCAAGAATAGATTATGAAACATTAAAGGATCTGAAAATAAAATTCATTCATGGTAACGAGGACAGAATTGTACCTGTGGAGGAAGTATTGAAAATTAAAAATAGTTTGCCTGATGCCGAATATGAAATTATAGAATGTGCGGGGCATCTTCCATGGATATTAGATGTCATTCCCACCCCTGCATGTCATTATAACGAAAGCTGTAATCTATTAAAATGA
- a CDS encoding DnaJ domain-containing protein, whose translation MEDFKQIDGARKLLRLDEEASMEEIKGAFRSLSLKYHPDRCKEKDKKRCEEMFKKISHAKDVIFSYCASYRYSFKEKDIKKNTVDKELCEHLEKFYDGWYGDLDL comes from the coding sequence ATGGAAGATTTTAAACAAATTGATGGGGCAAGAAAATTATTAAGGCTGGATGAAGAAGCAAGTATGGAAGAAATCAAAGGAGCATTCCGTAGTTTAAGTTTAAAATACCATCCCGACAGATGTAAAGAGAAAGATAAAAAACGTTGTGAAGAAATGTTTAAAAAGATAAGCCATGCAAAGGATGTTATTTTTAGTTACTGCGCAAGTTACAGGTATTCGTTTAAAGAAAAAGATATAAAGAAAAATACTGTGGATAAGGAATTATGTGAACATCTGGAAAAATTCTATGATGGCTGGTATGGGGATTTAGATTTATGA
- the bioB gene encoding biotin synthase BioB — protein MKKINKSEINLLLDLPLPELISRANEVRKRGVGNNLELCSIMNAKSGLCSEDCKFCAQSAHHSTDISVYPLKNKKEMLVAAQQAKDIGAGRFDIVSSGNTLSNDEVSIIAEAIVEIRKKIGIDMCASLGKLNEENLLLLKNAGLSRYHHNIETSRNYFPNIVSTHSFQDRIDTIKTAKKVGLQVCSGGIIGIGETWSDRIDMVLTLKELNVDSVPINVLVPIKGTNMESQKSLSCVDAIKTIAIFRIVLQDKIIKIAAGRESVLKDFQAMAFMAGANGMLIGGYLTIKGRNVKDDRQLVEEIKKVWCE, from the coding sequence ATGAAAAAAATTAACAAATCTGAAATAAATTTACTGCTGGACTTGCCGTTACCGGAACTGATTTCTCGCGCTAATGAAGTGCGGAAGAGAGGGGTAGGTAATAATCTGGAATTATGCAGTATAATGAATGCTAAGTCGGGACTTTGCAGTGAGGATTGTAAATTCTGCGCTCAATCCGCTCATCACTCAACAGATATATCAGTTTATCCCCTGAAAAATAAAAAAGAAATGCTTGTAGCAGCGCAACAGGCGAAAGATATTGGGGCGGGAAGATTTGATATTGTTTCAAGCGGGAATACTTTATCTAATGATGAAGTAAGTATTATTGCAGAAGCAATTGTAGAAATAAGGAAAAAAATTGGTATAGATATGTGTGCTTCTTTGGGAAAATTGAACGAAGAAAATTTATTATTATTAAAAAATGCAGGTCTTTCCAGATATCACCACAATATTGAAACCTCGCGAAACTATTTTCCAAATATTGTTTCAACGCATAGTTTTCAGGATAGAATTGATACTATTAAGACAGCAAAAAAAGTCGGGCTTCAGGTCTGTAGCGGAGGAATAATTGGGATAGGAGAAACATGGTCAGATAGAATTGATATGGTCCTTACATTAAAAGAGTTAAATGTGGATTCGGTGCCGATAAATGTACTTGTTCCGATAAAAGGAACAAATATGGAATCGCAGAAGTCGCTTTCTTGTGTAGATGCAATAAAAACTATAGCAATTTTCAGGATTGTTTTGCAAGACAAAATAATAAAAATAGCTGCAGGCAGAGAGTCGGTTTTAAAAGATTTTCAGGCAATGGCTTTTATGGCTGGGGCAAACGGTATGCTTATCGGAGGATATTTAACGATAAAGGGCAGAAATGTTAAAGACGACCGGCAGTTGGTTGAGGAAATAAAAAAAGTGTGGTGTGAATAA
- the bioF gene encoding 8-amino-7-oxononanoate synthase encodes MNEIEDFLEKRKEQGLLRELHPITRKKNGHIWFNTEEYIDFSSNDYLGLAGHPNLINKSKEALDKYGTGSSASRLLSGDMEIYHILEDKVAKFKNKEAALIFNSGYQANIGIISSLFVKGDVIFSDRLNHASIVDGILLSGAKFFRFQHNDLNHLEHLLTKERQKYNKALIVTETIFSMDGDKPDLKGLVELKNRYNCQIMVDEAHATGIYGKNGSGIAEEEELSDKIDIVMGTFSKALGSFGAYIATSKKTVEYLINTCRSFIYSTALPPQIIACNLASIDLIKGEPFRREELLENAKYFYNELKSKKFEIRGNSHIVPVIIGDNTKTVEFAKRLQKKGYWVLPIRPPTVPTGESRLRFSLTFYHNKEVLQKLTNDITEIRIQIN; translated from the coding sequence ATGAATGAAATAGAAGACTTTTTAGAAAAGAGAAAAGAACAAGGGTTGTTGAGAGAACTTCATCCCATAACCCGTAAAAAAAATGGCCATATATGGTTTAACACAGAAGAATACATTGATTTTTCTTCAAATGACTATCTTGGTTTAGCAGGACATCCGAATCTTATAAATAAATCTAAAGAAGCTTTAGATAAATATGGAACAGGGTCTTCCGCTTCACGACTTCTAAGTGGGGATATGGAAATATATCATATATTGGAAGATAAAGTGGCAAAATTTAAAAATAAAGAGGCCGCACTAATTTTTAATTCCGGGTATCAGGCAAATATCGGGATAATAAGCTCTCTTTTCGTAAAAGGCGATGTTATTTTTTCGGATAGATTAAATCATGCAAGTATTGTAGATGGTATACTTCTATCCGGGGCTAAGTTCTTCCGTTTTCAACACAATGACTTAAATCATCTGGAGCATCTTTTAACAAAAGAAAGACAAAAATATAATAAAGCTTTAATTGTAACTGAAACAATATTCAGTATGGATGGGGATAAACCTGATTTAAAAGGACTTGTTGAATTGAAAAATAGATACAATTGTCAGATTATGGTGGATGAAGCTCATGCAACGGGAATATACGGCAAAAACGGTTCAGGTATAGCGGAAGAAGAAGAGTTATCTGATAAAATAGATATTGTAATGGGAACGTTTAGCAAAGCACTTGGGAGTTTCGGTGCATACATAGCTACTTCAAAGAAGACAGTTGAGTATTTGATAAACACCTGCAGAAGTTTTATTTATTCCACGGCGTTACCTCCTCAAATTATTGCTTGTAATTTAGCAAGTATTGACTTAATAAAAGGAGAACCTTTTCGCAGAGAAGAACTCTTGGAAAATGCAAAATATTTTTATAATGAATTGAAAAGTAAAAAATTTGAAATAAGAGGAAATTCCCATATTGTTCCTGTAATTATTGGCGACAATACAAAAACAGTGGAATTTGCAAAACGTCTCCAGAAAAAAGGTTACTGGGTTTTACCGATAAGACCGCCAACTGTTCCAACCGGAGAATCCCGTTTAAGATTTTCATTAACTTTTTATCATAACAAAGAAGTTTTACAAAAATTGACAAATGATATTACAGAAATCAGAATTCAGATTAATTGA
- the bioD gene encoding dethiobiotin synthase, whose protein sequence is MSVIFVTGTDTGVGKTMITGLLYQYITKKGYSVITQKWVQTGTKTLLESDVAHHYFHSTDVNFHSYSLPYCFRFPGSPHLAAKLEGRRINIKKIIESFNKLCRKYDFLIVEGTGGIMVPFNGKYLSIDLVKKLNLSVIIVVGNKLGCINHTLLTIDSLKRRNIRIIGLIFNNIFQKQKKTILKDNPDIIEKISGIKVLGIMKKERSKNKLINNFRKIGKKILHG, encoded by the coding sequence ATGAGCGTGATTTTTGTTACCGGAACAGATACTGGTGTAGGTAAAACAATGATTACCGGTTTACTGTATCAGTACATTACAAAAAAAGGGTATAGTGTAATAACACAAAAATGGGTTCAGACAGGTACAAAAACTCTCCTTGAAAGCGATGTTGCGCATCACTATTTTCACTCTACTGATGTTAATTTCCATTCATATTCACTTCCATATTGTTTTAGATTCCCAGGTTCACCACATTTAGCGGCAAAACTTGAAGGCAGAAGAATAAATATAAAAAAAATAATTGAAAGTTTTAATAAATTATGCAGAAAATATGATTTTTTAATTGTTGAGGGGACCGGTGGGATAATGGTTCCGTTTAATGGAAAGTATTTAAGTATTGATTTGGTTAAGAAACTTAATTTATCGGTAATAATTGTTGTAGGGAATAAACTGGGCTGCATAAATCACACACTTTTAACAATTGATTCATTAAAGAGAAGGAACATAAGAATTATCGGACTTATTTTTAATAATATTTTTCAAAAACAGAAAAAAACCATTTTAAAAGATAATCCTGATATTATAGAAAAAATCTCCGGAATTAAAGTTCTCGGAATAATGAAGAAAGAAAGATCAAAAAATAAATTAATAAATAATTTTAGGAAAATAGGGAAGAAAATATTACATGGATAA
- a CDS encoding class I SAM-dependent methyltransferase, which produces MSNIFDKYRKEYDDWYDKHKFEYLSEIEAIRKVLPKKGKGIEIGVGTGRFAAPLGIKYGVEPSEKMLEFAEKRGIRVYKGVAEELPFPDKTFNYVLFVTTLCFVNDPRKAIKEANRVLHKNGSIIIGMIDKNSTLGKKYLQEKKNNRFQRHARFYSVSQILRMLEETELKISKIIQTIFEADCNRIQKFRKGSGDGLFVVIKTIKQ; this is translated from the coding sequence ATGAGCAACATTTTTGACAAATACCGGAAAGAATATGATGACTGGTATGACAAACATAAATTTGAATATTTATCGGAGATTGAAGCGATAAGGAAAGTTTTGCCTAAAAAAGGGAAAGGCATTGAGATTGGCGTTGGTACGGGAAGGTTCGCTGCACCACTTGGAATAAAATATGGGGTTGAACCGTCAGAGAAAATGTTAGAGTTTGCAGAAAAAAGAGGGATAAGAGTTTATAAAGGGGTTGCCGAAGAATTGCCGTTCCCGGATAAAACATTCAACTACGTTTTATTTGTAACAACACTATGTTTTGTTAATGACCCACGAAAAGCAATAAAAGAAGCAAATAGAGTGTTGCATAAAAATGGTTCTATAATTATAGGTATGATTGACAAAAATTCGACATTAGGCAAGAAATACCTACAAGAAAAGAAAAACAACAGATTTCAGAGGCATGCAAGATTTTATTCAGTATCTCAAATACTCAGAATGTTAGAAGAAACAGAATTAAAAATATCCAAAATAATTCAGACAATTTTTGAAGCCGATTGTAATAGAATCCAAAAATTCAGAAAAGGTAGCGGAGATGGTCTTTTTGTAGTAATTAAAACGATAAAGCAGTAG